One stretch of Periplaneta americana isolate PAMFEO1 chromosome 1, P.americana_PAMFEO1_priV1, whole genome shotgun sequence DNA includes these proteins:
- the LOC138695827 gene encoding uncharacterized protein isoform X3, translated as MMVVVLGYNGATGSPWTAAISAIQQGKEIISKIELIRKAFELVIDDEDTKVLKSIEEVTSQLDAMRLEQHAMTASMINTLLRDLPQLMRLEYRLEKLADYMSKIDIAHLQLKRYIKWGYDNVTEQGKWRIERHTLENFATWVVSHNPYSISGLMDSIHHLFVPQKFRKEEERSPLLGQGLFIHIKDIMQVKESKTNMCNLQQSLQQLLYNLYNSVAITELKGYALMQFSWMLLRLYDKGNFTVEPEMMRERYQERIIQKVAALKEAMKTAERDMWRCDPEQYFEGETYVQLTRLLQGHIENEVDMNNISTCSKDCAYYSYATSHGCYNKRVCSKQKQTCNGTLRNCRFIDSDMRICQEGSQSGRRYNWIEYENGRILGKKSSCKRDATRVDSWWRWIFWHCSYCFCLCDEQGPKSDRYFNLREVKADVANNKVVTGLRFVKKNRVIHLQIQEAGLLPRGGINMTSMQWRPVDDYRISDSDVYDIKDYHTLSWKKRAIDLDDLVAPEGYVLTENDCTSPTQKCQH; from the exons ATGATGGTAGTGGTCCTAGGATACAACGGTGCGACTGGATCCCCATGGACAGCCGCAATATCTGCTATTCAACAGGGAAAAGAAATAATCTCCAAAATTGAGCTTATAAGGAAAGCATTTG AACTCGTAATCGATGATGAAGATACGAAAGTGCTGAAGAGCATCGAAGAGGTGACAAGCCAGCTGGATGCAATGAGACTGGAGCAGCATGCCATGACCGCCTCCATGATTAACACCCTATTGCGCGATCTGCCGCAGCTAATGCGTCTGGAGTACAGACTCGAGAAACTTGCAGACTATATGAGCAAGATTGACATTGCACACTTACAGCTCAAAAG ATATATCAAATGGGGATACGATAACGTGACTGAGCAGGGGAAGTGGCGGATCGAGCGACATACTCTGGAAAATTTTGCAACTTGGGTGGTGTCGCATAACCCCTACTCGATATCGGGCCTTATGGACAGTATTCACCATCTCTTTGTACCTCAAAAATTCCGGAAAGAAGAGGAAAGATCGCCACTTTTAGGGCAAGGACTCTTCATACACATCAAAGACATCATGCAGGTAAAG gaATCAAAGACAAATATGTGCAATTTACAACAATCTCTTCAACAGCTGCTTTACAATCTGTACAACTCGGTCGCCATAACGGAGCTGAAGGGGTATGCCCTAATGCAGTTCTCATGGATGTTGTTACGTCTATATGACAAAG GTAACTTCACGGTTGAACCTGAGATGATGCGTGAACGCTACCAGGAACGAATAATTCAGAAAGTTGCTGCTTTAAAAGAAGCAATGAAAACTGCAGAACGTGATATGTGGCGATGTGATCCAGAACAATATTTTGAAGGGGAAACATATGTACAACTTACACGGCTATTACAGGGACACATTGAAAATGAAGTGGATATGAATAATATATCTACTTGCTCAAAGGACTGTGCTTATTACTCGTATGCCACGAGTCACGGATGCTATAACAAAAGGGTCTGTTCCAAACAAAAACAAACCTGCAATGGCACACTCAGAAACTGTCGATTCATTGACTCAGACATGCGGATCTGCCAAGAG GGCAGTCAAAGTGGTAGACGCTACAATTGGATTGAATATGAGAATGGGCGTATTCTTGGAAAGAAGTCATCATGTAAGAGAGATGCAACAAGAGTGGACAGTTGGTGGCGATGGATATTTTGGCATTGCTCCTACTGCTTCTGTTTGTGTGATGAACAGGGACCTAAGTCTGATCGTTATTTCAACTTACGGGAAGTCAAGGCAGATGTTGCTAACAACAA ggtAGTAACTGGACTGCGTTTTGTGAAGAAAAACAGAGTAATCCATCTGCAGATTCAAGAGGCAGGACTGTTGCCACGTGGAGGTATCAACATGACTTCAATGCAATGGCGACCTGTTGATGACTACAGGATATCAGATTCTGATGTCTATGATATAAAAGACTATCACACTCTTAGCTGGAAGAAGAGAGCTATTGATCTGGATGATCTGGTAGCTCCTGAAGGATACGTGTTGACAG